From a single Desulfitibacter sp. BRH_c19 genomic region:
- a CDS encoding anthranilate synthase (TrpG; with TrpE catalyzes the formation of anthranilate and glutamate from chorismate and glutamine; TrpG provides the glutamine amidotransferase activity), translated as MILLIDNYDSFVFNLYQYLGHLGEEIKVVRNDKITIEEIAEMNPEHIIISPGPCTPNEAGISQEVVNSFANKIPILGVCLGHQTIGQVNGGQVVRAQRLMHGKTSEIYHDGKTIFKGLKNPLTVTRYHSLIVNRDTLPDCLEISAETDQGEIMAFRHRDCLIEGVQFHPEAILTEQGYDLLENFLKLRYVDNIK; from the coding sequence TTGATTTTACTAATAGACAACTATGATTCATTTGTGTTTAATCTTTATCAATACTTGGGACATTTAGGTGAAGAAATAAAGGTTGTTCGTAATGATAAAATAACCATCGAAGAAATCGCAGAAATGAATCCTGAACACATTATTATATCTCCAGGGCCATGCACACCAAATGAAGCTGGAATTAGTCAGGAAGTTGTAAATAGTTTTGCAAATAAAATTCCAATTTTAGGAGTTTGTTTAGGCCACCAAACAATTGGACAGGTTAACGGTGGGCAAGTAGTAAGAGCACAAAGATTAATGCATGGAAAGACTTCTGAAATTTATCATGATGGGAAAACTATATTTAAAGGATTAAAAAATCCTTTAACAGTTACTCGTTATCACTCGCTAATTGTGAACAGAGACACCCTCCCAGATTGTCTGGAAATTAGTGCTGAAACAGATCAAGGAGAAATCATGGCGTTTCGTCATAGAGACTGCTTAATTGAGGGAGTTCAGTTTCATCCTGAAGCAATTCTTACAGAACAGGGGTATGATTTGCTAGAAAATTTCTTAAAATTAAGATATGTGGATAATATAAAATAA